Below is a genomic region from Dechloromonas denitrificans.
GACAGGCCAGGAACTCCTCACCACCGGCAAATTCCGTGACTTCGTAATCGGTGCAGAGCAGGCGACTCAGGATGACACGTTGCGGCGTGTTGTCTTCAATAATCGCAATCCGGTGTTTGCTGTTCATCGCCTCTCCTTTTATCCGAAAATATTAACACAAATGTAATTTTTGATAAATTACACCTGTGTTTTATCAGGACTATTCCTTATGCCATGCAACAGTCGATTGACTAAGGTCAATAGTGACATGACTAAAGTGATATTTACTTGCTACCTCGATTTAAAGGATTGCCGGACTGATACCGGCAAAGAATCAAAGGGGAACAAAAGTGCCTATTACATGGGATAGCAGACTGGATACCGGGATTGAAGTGATCGATGCCCAGCACAAGAGAATCGTCGGTTACATCAACGATCTGGAAATCGCCAAGCAGAAGGGCGATCGGCATCTGGTGACGGAAGTGATCGAGCAGTTGATTGATTACACCCAGTCGCACTTCGGTTTTGAGGAGGCCATGCTGGAAGAGGCTGGCTACAAATTCTTGAAGCCGCACAAGAAAGTGCATGAACTGTTCATCAAGCGCATTACCGAATTCACCATGCGGGCAGCCAAGGGTGAAGACATTGCCGATGAATTGCACAGCATGCTGGCGAAATGGCTGCTCAACCACATTGCCAACGAAGACCGGGATTACGCCATGCTGGTCAAGCAGATGGTCAATGCCGAACCGGTTGCGGCCACGCCGCAGGCACCGGTGCAAAGCAGCAAGCC
It encodes:
- a CDS encoding bacteriohemerythrin — encoded protein: MPITWDSRLDTGIEVIDAQHKRIVGYINDLEIAKQKGDRHLVTEVIEQLIDYTQSHFGFEEAMLEEAGYKFLKPHKKVHELFIKRITEFTMRAAKGEDIADELHSMLAKWLLNHIANEDRDYAMLVKQMVNAEPVAATPQAPVQSSKPGIISGLLGRFFR